Proteins from a genomic interval of Desulfofustis limnaeus:
- a CDS encoding secondary thiamine-phosphate synthase enzyme YjbQ — translation MKSYRKELWFEVPTRRAFINITPQVEECLRESGIREGLLLCNAMHITASVFINDDESGLHQDYEAWLEKLAPHEPVSQYRHNGFEDNADAHLKRQIMGREVVVAVTEGRLDFGTWEQIFYGEFDGRRRKRVLVKIIGA, via the coding sequence ATGAAAAGCTACCGCAAAGAGTTATGGTTCGAGGTTCCCACCCGGCGCGCCTTTATCAATATCACTCCCCAGGTGGAGGAATGCTTGCGGGAGAGTGGGATACGAGAAGGTCTCCTGCTTTGCAACGCCATGCATATTACCGCCTCGGTCTTCATCAACGATGATGAATCAGGGTTGCATCAGGATTATGAGGCCTGGCTGGAAAAGCTCGCTCCCCACGAACCGGTGAGTCAGTATCGGCATAACGGCTTTGAGGATAATGCCGATGCGCACCTGAAGCGTCAAATCATGGGCCGAGAGGTGGTGGTGGCCGTCACCGAAGGCAGACTTGATTTCGGAACCTGGGAGCAGATTTTCTACGGCGAGTTTGATGGCCGGCGCCGCAAGCGGGTGTTGGTCAAGATAATCGGGGCCTAG
- a CDS encoding sulfatase-like hydrolase/transferase, with protein sequence MRLRFLFISLALALFILVSVSAIKQIERQTAAGIIILTVEGLQGALVNQQQMPRLSAAAAQGGLRLPEHRVESGGSGSTIVSLLTGLSSLPSNIPSQGQPLYPPVMTPLHQLTDRGFVVVGLQPFMTKDVYAHLGLTVMADNGDPLFWLARQKQQGVPFLLWYHYVEPPREPSLQQEEVTDFDAWFGRLWDHLQKSGLHRSTCLVVTADHGEVHTEQDRDGRVSPSKTSHLQDETVRLPLIIWAPQRYRSTLPDAEAIGRSSPMDLMPTLFGLFDIEPETTFDGRDLLRTPADNSRSRLRLKREALP encoded by the coding sequence ATGCGTTTGAGATTCCTTTTCATTAGCCTGGCCCTGGCGCTGTTCATCCTGGTCAGCGTGTCGGCAATCAAACAGATTGAGAGGCAGACTGCCGCGGGGATCATCATCCTGACCGTCGAAGGACTCCAGGGCGCTCTGGTCAACCAACAACAAATGCCTCGACTCTCCGCCGCGGCCGCGCAGGGAGGCCTGCGGTTGCCCGAGCATCGAGTCGAATCCGGGGGGAGCGGCAGCACGATCGTTTCCCTGCTTACCGGCCTCTCGTCTCTTCCATCCAACATCCCTTCCCAGGGGCAGCCCCTTTACCCACCGGTGATGACCCCGCTTCACCAATTGACCGACAGAGGTTTCGTCGTTGTCGGTCTGCAACCGTTCATGACCAAGGACGTCTATGCCCATCTCGGCCTCACGGTCATGGCCGACAACGGCGATCCGCTCTTTTGGCTTGCCAGACAAAAACAGCAAGGGGTACCCTTCCTCCTCTGGTATCATTACGTTGAGCCTCCTCGTGAGCCAAGCCTTCAACAGGAGGAGGTCACCGATTTCGACGCGTGGTTCGGACGGCTCTGGGATCACCTTCAGAAAAGCGGCCTGCATCGCTCGACATGTCTCGTTGTTACCGCCGACCACGGAGAAGTTCATACCGAACAAGACCGGGACGGTCGTGTTTCGCCGTCGAAGACCTCACACCTGCAAGATGAAACGGTCAGGCTCCCCTTGATCATCTGGGCGCCGCAACGCTATCGCTCAACACTCCCGGACGCTGAAGCAATCGGCCGCTCTTCACCCATGGACCTCATGCCGACCCTGTTCGGCCTGTTCGACATTGAACCCGAAACAACTTTCGACGGCCGCGATCTCCTCCGCACCCCTGCCGACAACAGCCGATCGCGTCTCCGGCTCAAAAGGGAGGCGCTTCCATGA
- a CDS encoding VanZ family protein: MDADRLPGSAAVLVLYTGCVLTVLGFVNLFPLYQHINETLGGTFIALAPFLLPVLLLAVLWRGFSGKMSLAAANWPLLVAGLALCLLALSVPDPNFSVKRIHLFQYLLLSLLIRYTMSRRLRKSALLISSILFGSLLGVHDEFLQGLHPQRTYGLRDMLVNSLSVTGGSLLWHGLGLFTNHRQEVSSAPLSRAAVIFLVLHLVTVIALVIPLVFYRNNVMPLWPFVPVAGIVFFWCCHLSDDTSAWRHGLLVLNLVVAAFLVYPFATNAFEIPFH, encoded by the coding sequence ATGGACGCCGACCGGCTCCCAGGCTCCGCCGCCGTGCTCGTTCTCTACACCGGCTGCGTGCTGACGGTGCTCGGCTTCGTCAACCTTTTCCCCCTCTACCAGCACATCAACGAAACACTCGGCGGTACCTTTATTGCCCTCGCTCCGTTTCTGTTGCCCGTCCTTCTGCTGGCGGTGCTGTGGCGTGGTTTCTCCGGAAAGATGTCGCTAGCCGCAGCCAACTGGCCTCTGCTCGTCGCCGGCCTGGCGCTCTGCCTCCTGGCGCTGTCAGTCCCCGATCCGAATTTCAGCGTCAAACGCATCCATCTCTTCCAGTATCTGCTCTTGTCCCTGCTGATCCGCTACACCATGTCCCGCCGGCTGCGGAAAAGCGCCCTGCTGATCTCTTCCATCTTGTTCGGCTCACTGCTCGGGGTTCACGACGAGTTTCTGCAGGGGCTGCATCCACAGAGAACCTATGGTCTGCGAGACATGCTGGTCAACAGCTTGTCTGTCACCGGCGGCAGCTTGCTCTGGCATGGGCTTGGCCTCTTCACCAACCACCGGCAAGAGGTTTCGTCCGCCCCTCTCTCCAGAGCTGCCGTAATCTTCCTCGTTCTTCACCTGGTAACGGTTATCGCTTTGGTCATACCGCTGGTTTTCTACCGGAACAATGTGATGCCGCTGTGGCCGTTTGTCCCGGTTGCCGGAATCGTCTTCTTCTGGTGCTGTCATCTCAGCGACGACACCTCCGCCTGGCGGCACGGTCTGCTCGTGCTGAACCTGGTCGTGGCAGCTTTTCTCGTCTACCCATTTGCCACCAATGCGTTTGAGATTCCTTTTCATTAG
- a CDS encoding histidine phosphatase family protein — protein MKKGLLVSCLVVLTHLLFACPALTEMSETQALQALRTGAAVLFLRHATAPGFGDPPGLVIDDCQTQRNLAEDGREQARLVGSFLRRQGIETALVYSSQWCRCLETARLLGFGAVRELPALNSFFAKPQRGPEQTRQLEMFLQEIAFGRPIILVTHQVNITAATGVYPASGEMIVYRPAPGGGGTVLGRFIP, from the coding sequence ATGAAAAAGGGTCTGCTGGTATCATGCCTTGTCGTTTTGACCCACCTCCTTTTTGCCTGCCCGGCGCTAACGGAGATGTCGGAGACGCAAGCACTGCAAGCGTTGCGGACCGGTGCGGCGGTACTTTTCTTACGACACGCAACCGCTCCCGGGTTCGGTGATCCGCCCGGCTTGGTTATCGATGACTGCCAGACCCAACGAAATCTTGCGGAGGATGGTCGAGAACAGGCCCGATTGGTCGGTTCGTTTCTGCGGCGGCAGGGGATCGAAACGGCGCTGGTCTACTCCAGCCAGTGGTGCCGATGTCTGGAAACCGCCCGTTTGCTAGGTTTCGGTGCCGTGCGGGAATTGCCGGCGCTCAACTCCTTTTTTGCCAAACCGCAGCGTGGTCCTGAACAGACGAGACAGCTCGAAATGTTTTTGCAGGAGATAGCGTTCGGCCGGCCGATTATTCTGGTCACCCATCAGGTCAATATTACTGCGGCGACCGGCGTCTACCCCGCTTCAGGAGAGATGATCGTCTACCGACCCGCACCCGGGGGCGGCGGTACGGTGCTCGGTCGGTTTATCCCTTAA
- a CDS encoding SDR family oxidoreductase produces MTKVLLVTGASRGIGAATAGLAAERGYAVCVNYLRNGQAAERVVADIRNGGGQAIAVAADVAKESEVQRLFATIDERLGRVTALVNNAAILERQSRVEDITEERLQRILATNVVGPFLCAREALRRMSRRHGGSGGAIVNVSSVAARLGSSGEYVDYAASKGAIDTFTIGLAREVADEGIRVNAVRPGYIYTDIHAAGGEPDRVERVKGSLPMRRGGLPQEVAQAIVWLLSEEASFVTGAFIDLAGGM; encoded by the coding sequence ATGACCAAGGTCTTACTGGTAACTGGAGCGAGCCGCGGCATAGGTGCCGCTACCGCCGGGCTGGCCGCCGAGCGCGGGTATGCGGTCTGCGTCAATTATCTGCGGAACGGCCAAGCTGCCGAACGTGTTGTTGCCGACATTCGGAACGGGGGTGGACAAGCCATTGCTGTAGCGGCCGATGTGGCGAAAGAATCAGAGGTACAGAGGCTGTTCGCCACGATTGATGAACGTCTTGGCCGGGTAACTGCGTTGGTAAACAACGCTGCCATCCTGGAGCGACAGAGCCGCGTCGAGGACATAACCGAGGAGCGATTGCAGCGGATCCTGGCCACCAATGTGGTGGGTCCGTTTCTCTGCGCCCGGGAGGCACTTCGGCGTATGTCGAGGAGACATGGGGGCAGCGGCGGGGCAATCGTTAATGTGTCTTCAGTCGCTGCGCGGCTCGGCAGCTCCGGGGAGTACGTGGATTATGCTGCGTCGAAAGGCGCCATCGATACCTTTACCATCGGATTGGCACGCGAGGTGGCGGATGAGGGCATTCGCGTCAATGCCGTCCGGCCTGGCTATATCTATACCGATATCCATGCCGCCGGTGGCGAGCCGGACCGGGTGGAGCGGGTCAAGGGGTCGCTGCCCATGCGGCGGGGCGGTCTGCCGCAGGAGGTGGCGCAGGCTATTGTCTGGCTCTTGTCGGAGGAAGCGTCTTTCGTCACCGGGGCTTTTATCGATCTCGCCGGCGGCATGTGA
- a CDS encoding class I SAM-dependent methyltransferase, whose product MEIVSSMQRYYEKRAPMYDRSMGYDDPVVRAALQPVIERMQDLLRGRKVLEIACGPCFWSSQVSQAVQSITATDYNRATLAMARRKPLDWNKITLVAADAYHLPVQPATFDACVAVDWFSHVPRSRIASFLSELHDRLRGGGVVVLCDRLPHAHESLSDFDEEGNHLQQRLLPDGSTYHIIKHFFTDTEYIDMFSAYATAVATEHFPHCRRVLVWYQLDDTVK is encoded by the coding sequence ATGGAAATAGTCTCTTCGATGCAACGGTATTACGAGAAACGAGCACCGATGTATGATCGCTCCATGGGGTACGACGACCCGGTGGTACGGGCTGCTCTTCAGCCGGTCATCGAGCGAATGCAAGACCTGCTGCGCGGCCGAAAGGTGCTGGAAATCGCCTGTGGCCCTTGTTTCTGGAGCAGCCAGGTGAGCCAGGCGGTGCAATCGATCACCGCAACCGATTATAACCGAGCGACCTTGGCGATGGCGCGTCGCAAACCGTTGGACTGGAACAAGATTACCCTGGTGGCAGCCGATGCTTATCACCTCCCGGTTCAGCCCGCGACCTTTGACGCCTGTGTGGCGGTTGATTGGTTCTCGCATGTTCCCCGTTCCCGTATCGCCTCTTTCCTAAGCGAGTTACATGACCGGCTGCGTGGCGGGGGGGTGGTGGTTTTGTGCGACCGCCTGCCGCATGCCCATGAATCTCTGAGCGACTTTGACGAAGAGGGCAACCACCTGCAGCAACGGCTGTTACCGGATGGCTCGACCTATCACATCATCAAACATTTTTTCACCGATACCGAGTATATCGATATGTTCTCAGCGTACGCGACAGCTGTTGCGACCGAGCACTTTCCTCATTGTCGCCGCGTACTTGTCTGGTACCAGCTCGATGACACCGTGAAATAA
- the gshA gene encoding glutamate--cysteine ligase, translating into MTADPQQVLPRLARLLDGIDPARLREGRKGIEKESLRITRDGLIAQTPHPKPLGSALTHPHITTDYSEALLEFITPPYLEVDDALEYLRDIHLFVYEQLGDELLLGASMPCGIDGDESIPIARYGSSNIGRFKHIYRHGLWHRYGRAMQSIAGIHFNYSVPAPIWETLHHDEGDSSELTDFISANYFGMMRNLKRQGWLILYLFGSSPAVCKRFFTSRPHLMAGFAEFDNCTLYYPYATSLRMSDIGYKSENQTQLAIDDTTLAGYVSSLNRAVSTPYPAYEKIGVKVNGEFRQLSTSILQIENEFYSTVRPKQVAEPGERPLRALQRRGVRYLELRSLDLDLNCPIGIEDDTARFIEAFMLTCLFQPSPTITDEERQAINDNQLNVAQRGREPGLLLRRGLRTISLRDWAEEILAAMSPLCRLLDGEDSRRPYTASLERNCQAVRDPEQTPSATMLKTMHTSGQSFAAYALRRSIEHLTTMRSQPLPERRRHAFQEMARVSTAKQRQLEQSDELAFEAFLSDYFKQR; encoded by the coding sequence ATGACCGCTGACCCGCAGCAGGTGCTGCCACGGCTCGCTAGGCTCCTCGATGGGATCGATCCGGCCCGGCTCCGTGAAGGCCGCAAAGGCATCGAAAAAGAGAGCCTGCGCATCACCAGAGATGGTTTGATCGCTCAGACACCACACCCGAAGCCCCTCGGATCGGCGCTTACCCATCCGCATATCACCACCGACTATTCCGAGGCCCTGCTCGAGTTCATCACGCCGCCGTATCTGGAGGTCGACGACGCGCTTGAATACCTGCGCGACATACACCTGTTCGTCTATGAGCAACTCGGCGACGAATTGTTGCTTGGCGCCAGCATGCCATGCGGAATCGACGGCGATGAATCAATTCCCATCGCCCGTTACGGCTCTTCAAATATCGGCCGATTCAAGCATATCTACCGACACGGGCTGTGGCACCGTTACGGCCGAGCCATGCAATCCATCGCCGGCATCCACTTCAATTACTCGGTTCCTGCACCGATCTGGGAAACACTGCACCATGACGAGGGAGACTCGTCCGAGCTGACCGATTTCATCTCCGCAAACTACTTCGGCATGATGCGCAATCTCAAGCGTCAGGGCTGGCTCATCCTCTATCTGTTCGGGTCTTCACCGGCCGTCTGCAAACGCTTTTTCACCAGCCGGCCGCACCTGATGGCCGGCTTCGCCGAATTCGACAACTGCACCCTCTATTATCCGTACGCAACCTCACTGCGGATGAGCGATATCGGCTACAAAAGCGAGAACCAGACCCAGCTCGCCATCGACGATACGACCCTGGCCGGTTATGTCTCCTCCCTGAATCGGGCTGTTTCAACCCCGTATCCAGCCTATGAGAAAATCGGTGTCAAGGTGAATGGCGAATTCCGCCAGTTGAGCACCTCCATCCTGCAGATAGAGAACGAATTCTATTCCACTGTCAGGCCGAAACAGGTTGCCGAGCCGGGCGAAAGACCACTGCGTGCCCTGCAACGGCGCGGAGTACGCTACCTGGAATTACGCTCTCTGGACCTGGACCTGAACTGCCCGATCGGCATTGAGGACGATACCGCTCGTTTCATCGAGGCCTTTATGCTCACCTGTCTATTTCAACCAAGTCCGACAATAACCGATGAGGAACGGCAGGCTATCAACGACAACCAACTGAACGTGGCCCAGCGCGGCCGGGAGCCCGGCTTGCTGCTTCGCCGAGGCCTGCGCACCATTTCCCTGCGAGACTGGGCCGAGGAAATCCTTGCCGCGATGAGCCCGCTCTGCCGCCTGCTCGATGGAGAGGACTCTCGGCGGCCTTACACCGCTTCACTCGAACGGAACTGCCAGGCCGTGCGGGACCCGGAGCAAACACCTTCGGCCACCATGTTGAAGACCATGCACACAAGCGGGCAATCCTTTGCAGCGTACGCTCTTAGACGCAGCATCGAGCACCTCACGACCATGCGTAGCCAGCCTCTACCGGAACGAAGGCGCCACGCCTTCCAGGAAATGGCCAGGGTATCGACCGCCAAACAACGCCAGCTGGAGCAAAGCGACGAACTGGCTTTCGAGGCCTTTCTCAGCGATTATTTCAAGCAACGATGA
- a CDS encoding VOC family protein gives MRYLHTMIRVRDVDESVSFFTEKLGLVETRRKEYPEGRFTLIFLATAPGEPEIELTHNWDRETPYSGGDNFGHLAFSVENIYDYCQMLMDKGVTILRPPRDGRMAFIRTPDQISIELLQEGDALEVREPWASMENKGKW, from the coding sequence ATGAGATACTTGCATACCATGATTCGGGTCAGGGATGTGGACGAATCGGTCTCTTTTTTCACCGAGAAACTCGGCTTGGTGGAAACCCGTCGCAAAGAATACCCGGAAGGAAGGTTTACCCTTATCTTCCTGGCCACAGCACCGGGGGAACCGGAAATCGAGCTGACCCACAACTGGGACCGCGAAACCCCGTATAGCGGCGGCGACAATTTCGGTCATCTGGCTTTCAGTGTGGAAAACATCTACGACTATTGTCAGATGCTCATGGATAAGGGGGTGACGATTCTCCGTCCGCCGCGGGATGGGCGGATGGCCTTTATCCGCACCCCGGACCAGATTTCCATCGAACTTCTGCAAGAAGGTGATGCCCTCGAGGTCCGCGAGCCCTGGGCCTCCATGGAGAACAAGGGAAAATGGTAA
- a CDS encoding ketopantoate reductase family protein yields MKIAIMGSGGVGGYFGAKLATAGYDVTFIARGTHLQAIRRDGLRIRSPLGDLVVRQPQITERPGDVGPVDLVLFAVKLWDTESAAEAIEPLIGPGTGILSLQNGVIKDEILADRFGRSAVIGGVCYIAAAIGEPGVIVHTGTMQKVVFGEYDGSRSKRVTRLFDACSKAGIESEISNDIRRAIWEKFVFLCGLSATTATTRCPIGVVRSHAPSRHLLVSVMGEVVAVGGAEGVAFSPDFVEGRLRFCDQLPHDMTSSMHHDLERGNRLEVAWLSGDVSRRGARLGVEVPYNTAVYDILAVHAAGRSE; encoded by the coding sequence ATGAAGATAGCAATCATGGGAAGTGGTGGTGTCGGAGGTTATTTCGGGGCGAAGCTGGCTACTGCCGGTTATGACGTAACGTTCATTGCCCGGGGGACCCATCTCCAGGCGATACGTCGTGATGGTTTGCGAATACGGAGTCCGCTTGGCGACCTTGTCGTCCGGCAACCGCAAATAACCGAGCGTCCGGGGGACGTGGGGCCGGTCGATCTGGTGCTGTTTGCCGTCAAACTCTGGGATACGGAATCTGCAGCTGAGGCGATCGAGCCGCTGATCGGTCCTGGGACCGGGATACTCTCGTTGCAGAACGGGGTGATCAAAGATGAGATTCTCGCAGATCGTTTTGGCCGTTCCGCCGTTATTGGCGGTGTCTGTTACATAGCTGCCGCCATCGGAGAGCCTGGCGTTATCGTGCATACCGGTACCATGCAGAAAGTGGTGTTCGGCGAGTATGACGGTTCGCGGTCGAAGCGAGTGACCCGTTTGTTTGACGCCTGTTCAAAGGCCGGGATAGAGAGTGAGATCAGCAATGATATCCGCCGTGCAATCTGGGAGAAGTTTGTTTTTCTGTGTGGGCTCTCGGCAACCACCGCCACCACCCGTTGCCCCATCGGCGTGGTGCGGTCCCATGCGCCGTCCCGGCATTTGCTTGTCAGCGTCATGGGGGAGGTCGTGGCCGTCGGCGGTGCTGAAGGGGTGGCCTTTTCTCCTGATTTTGTCGAGGGTCGTTTGCGGTTTTGCGATCAATTGCCGCACGACATGACCTCATCCATGCACCATGATCTGGAGCGGGGAAACCGACTTGAGGTGGCTTGGCTGAGCGGTGATGTAAGCCGGCGCGGTGCGCGCCTCGGGGTGGAGGTGCCGTACAATACGGCGGTATACGATATCCTCGCCGTACATGCCGCCGGGCGATCGGAATAA
- a CDS encoding Ni/Fe hydrogenase subunit alpha, producing the protein MAKTIHIDPVTRIEGHARILLECNDAGAVEEAFFIVNELRGFERILVGMEAHTMPQVTARICGVCPTAHHLVSAKALDNAAGVEPPLAGRLLRELMYMGHMIHSHALSLFVLAGPDLVFGLGGAAATQNIVGMVDKNPELSKKGLRLRSLGQKINEVVGGRGIHPVTALAGGIAFRLSDAQFERLKELTAEAVTLVHELVPVTKELLLKLLDDNPYLLERLNLPSWYLGTVNGGKLNVYDGILRAMDDEGRVRAEFGSADYASYLVERAVKRSYAKEVYLNVDGGEHLYRVSTLARMNVVDGMETPLAQKEFEEFRNRFGRPCHNAILQMYCKLVELVYCCEKAGEIMADPELRGPSRVVANINGKRGIAHIEAPRGVLIHDYQIGEDGIIRAANMIIATQQNTAAINRSLKEGAVDLLADSADEKVLNGLEFVVRCYDPCLACSTHAVGRMELEVDITRGGKMVRSIRRA; encoded by the coding sequence ATGGCTAAAACGATACATATCGATCCGGTAACCCGGATAGAAGGGCACGCCCGGATCCTGCTCGAATGCAACGATGCCGGTGCGGTTGAAGAGGCATTTTTCATCGTCAACGAATTGCGGGGGTTCGAACGGATTCTGGTCGGCATGGAAGCCCATACCATGCCCCAGGTGACTGCCCGGATCTGCGGTGTCTGTCCGACCGCCCACCATCTGGTTTCGGCCAAGGCCTTGGACAACGCCGCCGGCGTCGAGCCGCCGCTGGCCGGGCGCCTGCTGCGTGAATTGATGTATATGGGACACATGATCCATTCCCATGCCCTGTCGTTGTTCGTGCTGGCCGGTCCCGACCTGGTTTTTGGTTTGGGTGGAGCGGCGGCGACACAGAATATCGTCGGCATGGTCGACAAGAACCCGGAGCTGAGCAAGAAAGGGCTGCGCCTTCGCTCTCTCGGCCAGAAGATCAACGAGGTGGTCGGCGGCCGCGGCATCCATCCGGTGACCGCCCTGGCCGGCGGTATCGCTTTTCGGCTCAGCGATGCCCAGTTTGAACGGCTCAAGGAACTGACGGCGGAAGCGGTAACCCTGGTACATGAATTGGTCCCGGTGACCAAGGAACTGTTGCTTAAACTGCTCGATGACAATCCGTATCTCCTGGAAAGGCTCAATCTCCCCAGCTGGTATCTGGGTACGGTGAACGGCGGCAAGCTCAACGTCTATGACGGTATCCTGCGGGCCATGGACGACGAGGGTCGGGTCCGTGCCGAATTCGGCAGTGCCGATTATGCCAGTTATCTGGTGGAGCGGGCCGTCAAACGGTCTTACGCCAAAGAGGTGTATCTCAACGTGGACGGCGGTGAACACCTGTACCGGGTCAGCACCCTGGCACGGATGAATGTCGTCGATGGTATGGAGACGCCACTGGCCCAGAAGGAGTTCGAAGAGTTCCGCAACCGCTTCGGCAGACCATGCCACAACGCCATCCTGCAGATGTACTGCAAACTGGTCGAGCTGGTCTACTGCTGTGAGAAGGCTGGAGAAATCATGGCCGACCCCGAGTTGCGCGGTCCGTCGCGGGTGGTTGCCAATATCAACGGAAAGCGGGGGATCGCTCATATCGAGGCTCCGCGCGGCGTGTTGATCCATGATTACCAGATCGGCGAAGACGGCATTATCCGGGCGGCCAACATGATTATCGCCACTCAGCAGAACACGGCGGCCATCAACCGGTCGCTGAAAGAAGGTGCGGTTGACTTGCTGGCCGACTCTGCAGACGAAAAGGTGCTCAACGGGCTCGAGTTTGTGGTTCGCTGCTATGATCCCTGCCTGGCCTGTTCTACCCATGCGGTCGGTAGGATGGAACTTGAAGTGGATATCACCCGCGGCGGCAAGATGGTCCGCAGCATCAGGAGGGCATAA
- a CDS encoding 4Fe-4S dicluster domain-containing protein, translating to MLHMEIREKACRGCRFCVDVCPTDALAYDEGNLKATVKTVEDCIGCLSCAFICPSGAIVHTGHHVVKNFYRNLYFSRRMEKFL from the coding sequence ATGTTGCACATGGAGATTCGTGAAAAGGCGTGCCGGGGGTGCCGGTTCTGTGTCGATGTCTGTCCGACCGACGCCCTGGCCTACGATGAGGGGAACCTGAAAGCCACGGTCAAGACGGTGGAGGATTGTATCGGCTGCCTCAGCTGCGCTTTCATCTGTCCATCCGGCGCCATCGTGCACACCGGGCATCACGTGGTGAAGAACTTTTACCGTAACCTCTATTTCAGCCGCCGCATGGAGAAATTTCTATGA
- a CDS encoding hydrogenase maturation protease, with protein sequence MKTRTLIVCIGNELVADDGVGHELHRLLVQRPLPPGVRVQLLGVGGIDLLDWLDGEDVLIVVDAVQLGQPPGTIQVMAWEEIPVSEARPVSGHGIGVKEALLVCRRLFPEKAPRAAYLVGVEGGCFNRIGVGLSEPVRQALPEAVERIVDLALRGRLPG encoded by the coding sequence TTGAAAACCAGGACTCTGATCGTCTGTATCGGTAACGAGCTGGTTGCCGATGACGGGGTTGGCCATGAGCTGCATCGACTCCTGGTTCAACGCCCACTGCCGCCGGGCGTGCGCGTTCAGCTTTTGGGCGTCGGCGGAATCGACTTGCTCGACTGGCTCGATGGTGAGGATGTGTTGATTGTGGTTGACGCCGTACAGCTCGGCCAGCCGCCGGGAACGATTCAGGTTATGGCCTGGGAGGAGATACCGGTCAGTGAAGCGCGGCCGGTGTCCGGCCATGGGATCGGGGTCAAAGAGGCGCTGCTCGTCTGTCGGCGTCTCTTCCCGGAAAAAGCGCCCCGGGCCGCTTATCTGGTCGGCGTGGAAGGGGGCTGTTTCAACCGGATCGGGGTCGGTCTGTCCGAGCCGGTACGACAGGCATTGCCGGAAGCGGTCGAGCGGATAGTCGATCTGGCACTGCGGGGGCGGCTGCCCGGTTGA
- the larA gene encoding nickel-dependent lactate racemase has product MDFHLLYGRSELRVTVPPSIKVREIVKHPMPILPDGDRPLRQAFAEPIGSKPLAELARGRDNACILICDITRPVPNGRILPPLIDTLIEAGIDRQRILILVATGLHRPNEGEELRELIGSDDIFSSIRIENHFARDREAHIDLGSTSGGIPIGIDRRFYEADLRLVTGLVEPHFMAGYSGGRKVVAPGVAYQDTILTFHTAQVLEHPCAANCVMAGNPLHQAQMEIVKRIGEIYAVNVVIDDKRRLGRVTFGEIEASHLAAVDFMRRYAEIDVERRYRTIVTSAGGYPLDRTYYQTVKGMVSPLDILEPGGTIIIASECSEGMGSREFVAAQQEFCRLGMDRFMRMLNGRDKALIDEWQTEMLVKPLRQGSIQLYTTNLSEQDLQKTGVAWIASLSEAIAASTSRHNDPDIAVIPEGPYVVPRFRPPD; this is encoded by the coding sequence ATGGATTTTCACCTGCTCTACGGACGCTCAGAGCTTCGTGTAACCGTCCCACCGTCGATCAAGGTCAGAGAAATCGTCAAACACCCGATGCCGATCCTCCCCGACGGTGACCGCCCCCTGCGCCAGGCCTTTGCCGAGCCGATCGGCAGCAAGCCGCTTGCCGAACTGGCCCGGGGTCGAGACAATGCCTGCATCCTCATCTGCGATATCACTCGACCAGTCCCCAACGGTCGGATCTTGCCGCCACTCATCGATACGCTGATCGAAGCGGGGATCGACCGGCAGCGCATCCTCATTCTGGTCGCCACCGGCCTGCACCGCCCCAATGAAGGCGAGGAACTGCGCGAGTTGATCGGCTCTGATGACATTTTTTCCTCGATCCGCATCGAAAACCATTTTGCCCGGGACCGAGAAGCCCATATCGATCTCGGCTCCACCTCCGGAGGCATCCCGATCGGCATCGACCGACGGTTTTACGAGGCCGATCTACGGCTGGTCACCGGGCTGGTGGAGCCGCACTTCATGGCCGGCTATTCGGGTGGCAGAAAGGTGGTGGCCCCCGGTGTCGCCTACCAGGACACCATCCTCACCTTCCATACCGCCCAGGTCCTGGAACACCCCTGCGCCGCCAACTGCGTCATGGCCGGCAACCCGTTGCATCAGGCGCAGATGGAAATCGTCAAGAGGATCGGAGAGATCTATGCGGTCAATGTGGTCATCGACGACAAACGCCGGCTCGGCCGGGTGACGTTTGGCGAGATCGAGGCCAGCCACCTGGCCGCGGTCGATTTCATGCGGCGCTACGCCGAAATCGATGTCGAGCGGCGCTACCGCACCATTGTCACCTCGGCCGGCGGCTATCCTCTGGATCGCACCTATTACCAGACCGTCAAGGGAATGGTCAGCCCCCTCGACATCCTCGAACCGGGCGGTACCATCATCATCGCCAGTGAATGCTCGGAAGGGATGGGCAGCCGCGAATTCGTCGCCGCCCAGCAGGAATTTTGCCGTCTCGGCATGGACCGGTTCATGCGGATGCTGAACGGGCGAGATAAAGCACTGATCGATGAGTGGCAGACGGAGATGTTGGTCAAGCCGCTTCGCCAAGGCTCGATACAGCTCTACACCACCAACCTCTCCGAGCAGGATCTGCAGAAAACCGGCGTGGCATGGATCGCTTCACTGTCCGAGGCGATCGCGGCCAGTACCAGCCGCCACAACGACCCGGACATCGCCGTCATTCCGGAAGGACCGTACGTGGTCCCCCGCTTCCGTCCGCCAGACTGA